A segment of the Hippopotamus amphibius kiboko isolate mHipAmp2 chromosome 8, mHipAmp2.hap2, whole genome shotgun sequence genome:
AATCCTGGCTCTGAGCTTATTTTACCTTGAACATGTCACTTAAGCCTTCTGGGTCATGATGCTCATctgtaaatctttaaaataactcAGATGATTTCAAAGGCTCCATCTAGCTCTGAAGTTGTACAAAATGATAACCTCATTGTAGATAAAACCCACAGAAAATGCACAAAGCCaggaatgtttaaaaattgttatgaaaaaaaaaaacctggcttAAAATATAGGTTAAATATCAACAACACTTAGCTTCTTGTCTAGAAAGTATCAACACTATATACTGTAAATAAAGCTCTGAAAAAGGTGTAAGAGACTTAAAAGTCAACCAAGATGAATAACTCTGCTGATTCTTGAACAAAAAGGTAAATCTCTGAATAGTAATTTCTTGACACCCAGTATCTGTGGCACCCATTCTCCCACCCTGCATTTATGTGTCAGAAGGAGATGTTACTTTTATGGCATGCTGGAATCAAGACTATGGAACAGAATGTACTCCTCGCTAAATCAGTACAGGTTCAAATTAAGCACTTGAGAAAACTACCTTCCTAGTTAATAAACTAATGAGATTTAGGTTAAAAgtgtaaatgtttttgtttcaatGTTTGTATTGAATACATAAAACACACAGTTAATTCCTTAACTCTAACAGCACTGAATTCACATAAATGGTGTTGATGTACTTTGAGTATTTCAACAGCCCCAccttaagaagtggaaaactaaGTTAATCCAAGTGAAAATATGGATTTCTTTTCTAGGATAGAGTAATTCATAGATGTGAGTTTATAATTATGAAATcgataaaagtaaataaaaacccCTCCAAAACACAGTAGCAAGTGGGCTATGTAGTACAAATGTGCTGTACTGAAAAACCCCTTCCTTTCAGAAATACTGATACTGAGAAGTGTAGCTCCTGAGACCTCGGTTGATGCATATTGTGAAAGGACTTCCAGGAGAATGTGAGCTATGTAAATAAAATTAGTGTCAATATGTTGGAGAAAGCCATCCTGAGtacaaggcaagaaaaggaataCAGCCCTAACAGATGCATACAGATAAGTAattgggaggagaggggagaagaaggggatcatgtgtttttaatttatagcTCCAAGAATTCAAAGATAATATTAGTAGTAAAAGTCTACAAAAGTGATTGTGAACCAGAGAGAGAGTACAGGTTTCTTTAGAGCCTGACTAAGACGGTGTGTATgtaaaacaactgaatgaagatGTAAGCTGGTATTGTGGTATTGTGATGATTTAAACCACAAATGCCTTCCCTATTTAAATATTCCAATCAGTACTGTTAGTACACGTACCTCGGAGAATTCTTTCCTCATGGCAACGAAGAAAGTCCCAGATTCTAACAGTGCCGTCATCAGAGCATGTAGCAAATTTATTATCCGTGGGTGAGAAACTGTTACATGAAGACACACAGCAGGGGAAAGAAGTCAGCATTTAACAGATTATCTGTGCTTCTCagacagggaaaaataaaaacactgtgcTGCGTTATAAACAGGAGAGGGAAGTATCCAACAGTGAAGAAGCCCTTAAAGAGAATGTCGTCAGCTAACAAATGTATTTCATCAAAAGAAGAATTCAACAGAGTAGTTGCTTCTTAGTTTTCAATCATCAATATCCAGAGAATTTTATGAGTGTATTATGAGTACTAATACTACCCACACTCCCCACAGTATAATATTTCCTATGGTACCAACAGAAAACATGGAGCCGATTTAAGTGCAGTAACTAAACAAATTCCATCTTTGCAATATTCCTGTAAAGTCTTTTAAATCACACAGGAATACTGCTCAAAAAATTTGCATCAGCTTCTGCTTCAAACTTCAAAAAAGTTTTGGGCAGGCTGTCTGAACAGTGGTTGCTAAACATCCCTACATATGACGTTTCTCATTTATGTAAAAGGTCTGTGGAAAATGTTTACACCTTCTTCCAGGCAAGCTATCCCACCAATGTTGTACTTTTTGATGAAAACTAACATGGGGACAATTCCGACTGTTTAAAGCCAAAGAATATGCTGCAAAGGAGGGATCCATTTTTCCCTCTCTGTAAAAGACCATCAAGTTTCTCATCTAACTCCAAGAATTTCCCTGAACTTCTAAACCCTATGCCTAAGAAAGGACCAACTGCGAAAACTCAACGTATGGTCTGTCAGGACAATAGGGCAAAGTCTGCAGAAGCGTGTTTATCCAATAATTTTTGTTAAGATTCTGAAAGTAGAAGCAAGTGACTGCAGTGGATGATATTTCTATAAAGATGTCAACCTCCTCCCACACGTGGGTGGCACAACCGTAAAGAACGCTGCTTACCTTAGCTTTATTCTGAGGCTGCAGCAATTCTTCAGGCTTGTTTTTGAAACTTTTCCCCCCCATTTCTACTATACATATCTCAAtgatatgtaaaaatatacaactcactgaaaatattttaaactcccATTTATCATACATTTGCATTGCTGATGTTATCAACAGTGAATCAGAAGTCCTATAGTCTTCTTGACAATGGTCTGCTTACAGTTTCAAAGCTTGAAAGAACCCACTCATTAATCCATTAATGTTTGCCACATCCAGAGTTACTTATGAGAGTTTTTAGTCCTACTATACTTTCCTTTTGAAGTCGTGGCATAACCAAGCCAACCAGGTCTTCacttaagcctttttttttccttgtattttgtgTGAACTCTGAAGGTGTTTTCTGTAGGCTTTAGATTTTATTCAGTTGTATAATTAAAGACTGAATTCTTTATTTGGAATGAAATATTCTTGTCTTACATAGTaggtaataaaaatgaataacgTATACACATTATTAAccataaatgaaaagagaaaaccagTGCAAAATGCGGCAGACAATACATCTCTAACATATTGCAAAGGCTGATACCGGGACAACACTACTTCAGAAAAGTGCCAGCAAAATGGTGAATgtgtgaaaacaaagaaaaatattgtgtttGTAGGGTGCAGAAAGTTTCCCAGAATCTGACAGAGCCCATGCATCTCTGCACCCAGAATACACTTAGAGAATAATTTAACCATGACAATAGGGACTACAGAAAATGGTATATTGTGTATAAACCTGGCCTCTCTAATCGCCTCCTTATGTGCCTGGAACATCTTGACGTTGTTCATGTTCGACTGCCAATATTTCACATATCCTCCGTGGTCTGCTGTCAACATCCACATGTCATTATGTGACCAAGTCATGGCCCTCACTGGGCTATCGTGGGCCtgtgaaaacataaaacatttgtaAACATTAAACAAAAGAATATATGATGGAATCCTTTACAGGAGCATATATTGACTCATAACAATGATATGTCCAACTGTAAGTTTAAAATGCCAAGAAAGTAACTATATCTCAAGTTCTTTACAGTAACACAGGATGATGCTACCATTTGAGGATTACTGTTACCTGTAATATTGTTTCAAAATTGAAAGTGAGTCCATTCCATAAGGTGAACTCTCCACTAGAAGCTCCAGTGACCAACCGTCTTCCTTCCGGAGTCcactaggaaagaaaaaaagacattacacGAGGTCACAAATCCTCaaacttaattaatttttaaaacacttagaaagtctttatttataaaatatccaATAACTGACATTAAGTGGACAACACTGACTTTCACTTAAGAATATAGCTCAGATTTATAAGCAAGTGCTTTGTCAGAAAAAACTTTTATTAACACAGTGCAAGGAAAGCTCTAGCACTTTAGCTCattaactaaattaaaaataggtGCATTATGAGTACTTGTTAAGTTACACACATCTCAGCACTCTATAGagcatttcaaaacaaaatatgcaaagaCTGAATTTTTCTAGAATACATGGCAGACCAACATCAACAAGATGGTCAGTCACCAGAAAAACTCAAAGACTGAGTGAATGAAGCATTTGGTTTATTACAGCTGCTACTGGACCAATTCAGGCAGAAAAGTTACCAGTGTTCTacgaaaaaaaaacagtataacaACAGATACCAATTTAAGGACAACAAGACAATCAAACTTTTCCTGGAAACTAAATGTACAGTATATactatatacacgtatatatatattttttaagttttccatCGTTTGAAGCATCAGGCCGTGACAGGTCTTATGCTAATCTAGTCTCCAAAAAAATGTAATACAGTAGAGGCACGCTTAACAGTAACCCAATATTTCAATGTCAGAATTTGCATACTGAAGGGAGTCTGTGATATATGCCTATCAACTCAAAATGcaacatattttttcttacttttattttcaagtttctatGACAGAGTACACATTCATTCTCCTTAGATGTAAACACATGAAACAGCAACCCTATTTTCCAAAGTATAAAGTGTAACACAGAGTTGAAAAATATGAGTGTGCTTATAGGATGAGATACATGAAATGAAGTCTATTTGGTAaattatacagatatatatgaCAAGCCAGCCTTTTACTGCTTACCTGCAGATCATGTTTTtgattgttatttaaaaaatcctcctACTTTCCTAGCCTCCGTTATCTGCTATGGATCCCAACCCAGTTAATACTACAGGCAGTCAAACAGCAGACACAGGACTCAGTCTTTAAATCTTTAACACCTTACAATTTAGACTTGCCTTTACTATGTGCAAATTTCTTAAGACCTTATAGCTTGATTCTCAAGTGAGAAATTTACCCATCTAACAAGATACATTGGATTTTACTCATTCCAAAAGGTTTTGTGTTATGCTAACAAGATATTAAAATTGGCTGCACATCACACTACTTTTGCCGAATTCCCTGGCAAACAAAATTATACTACATATTGGCTGGCTCTACTAACACACAGGCCATTCAAATAATGCTCCTTTACTAATGGTTTCTACTGTAATAGGCCTCTGAAGCAAACTGGAGGCCTAAGACTGACTGCCACATTTGTATAGAGCTCAAGCCAGTGTCTCTGCCAGCCCCTCTCAGTTCTCCTGGCTGTCTACTTCACCTCTCTAATAAGAAGATCTGCTTATTTTGCTCATTTGCCACAATGTTTGCCCTGTTTCTCTCTGtcccattattttttcaattcttaTTTGCTCAACTTTGACTATTAACTATCCTACATTTCTGGACTTGATATACTGCTAATCAACAAGTGCATTCTTAACAGCAAACcacaaaaagagataaaaaaagaaaaaaaaagattatactaTTATCTATGGGAATATTAACTGGATGCCTGGGAGAGAGAGAtaggaagacttttttttattgctaaccccttcaaattttaataatttgagcCATGTCAATgtactgtttattttaaaattgtattttaaaatttttagtgaaAATGTATCAAGTACCTACAATGTACCTTCATGGAGCTGACAATTATGGTCTACCACTGGTTTTCAGCTCTTCTTAGGTGTTTTCCTTCCTAGTAACCCTAAGAGTTTTCATTCACCTTGAGATGCTGATCTCTAAACAGCAACAAAACATTCCTATTCAAAAGCAAGTCAGACACCTGCCATAAAATACATCCATGGTCAGTTCGGAGAAAATTCTATGGAAATTGCAACATGAAGAACAGCAATCTAAAAGTTCTACCTTATTAAATGTGGACATACTGGATAAATGACTggatattccaaaataaaaacagaagcaatacacTGATTTTTAACCCAGatatacatttaaaacaatgtttaattttctttgtccTGTTAAACATATTTGTGGGCTAACTCggaattattttttccaaaaaatatcaACCAGAATACTTACCCTAACAACAAATACCGGACACTTCACTTTATTTGTTGATGTTCGAACAAACTTTGTCGTTACAGCATTCATAGGATTATTCAACATCCCAATAGGTGGAACcagctacaaaaaaaaagaaaactgggttTAAAAAGCTCCTGATCATGCACAGGGCATAAACCAGGGACATGGCAAGGCAATTATTTCAATACTTGAAGACAAATACAGGACCAGATAGGACTTTCAAAACACTATTATAATAGATTACAGTTAGTCTATGGTAATTAGAAAATGGAGATACAGGAAAGTTAAATGCCCATTATtactaaataaacaataaaatcaagTGCCAGATCTCCCCAATTACTTCTCAAAGTCAACATGATTAAACACATTCATAACAAGCCAagtttaaaatttactttcctaTTACAAAGACTCTGAGGCAGTGCAATCTTTTGCTGGACACTGCTTTAAGTCCCAAATCAAAAGTTCATCTGATAtcagattaaaaggaaaatttaaattgagattaaaaaaaaaaaccaaacagatggTTTACACAGATAGGTTATATTATCCCTTtaggaatgttttattttaattataagaatGTAAAACGAAAAGTTCACATTTGAATTAGAGATCCCTTAGTTCAAATGTCCAAGCAAAGAGGTTCTTATTAAGCTAGTATGacatattttatacttacatCATTATAATAACCTGCATCAGGCTGAATTGCCCGCATATCTCTCTGGTctctttgccatattctattctgtttaaaaaaaaattaattaatcaatcaatatATGGTCTAATTATACTCAATTTGAAACTtgagtaaatatttacaaaatgcaa
Coding sequences within it:
- the WDR33 gene encoding pre-mRNA 3' end processing protein WDR33 isoform X5; its protein translation is MATEIGSPPRFFHMPRFQHQAPRQLFYKRPDFAQQQAMQQLTFDGKRMRKAVNRKTIDYNPSVIKYLENRIWQRDQRDMRAIQPDAGYYNDLVPPIGMLNNPMNAVTTKFVRTSTNKVKCPVFVVRWTPEGRRLVTGASSGEFTLWNGLTFNFETILQAHDSPVRAMTWSHNDMWMLTADHGGYVKYWQSNMNNVKMFQAHKEAIREASFSPTDNKFATCSDDGTVRIWDFLRCHEERILRVLTGRSTCSQRPPGTYL
- the WDR33 gene encoding pre-mRNA 3' end processing protein WDR33 isoform X4, producing the protein MATEIGSPPRFFHMPRFQHQAPRQLFYKRPDFAQQQAMQQLTFDGKRMRKAVNRKTIDYNPSVIKYLENRIWQRDQRDMRAIQPDAGYYNDLVPPIGMLNNPMNAVTTKFVRTSTNKVKCPVFVVRWTPEGRRLVTGASSGEFTLWNGLTFNFETILQAHDSPVRAMTWSHNDMWMLTADHGGYVKYWQSNMNNVKMFQAHKEAIREARFIHNIPFSVVPIVMVKLFSKCILGAEMHGLCQILGNFLHPTNTIFFFVFTHSPFCWHFSEVVLSRYQPLQYVRDVLSAAFCTGFLFSFMVNNVYTLFIFITYYVRQEYFIPNKEFSL